The sequence TGCCGTTGGCGACGTCCCCGGCGAAAAGGATTCCTGGAATGGGGTGACGTTCAAATACATCCCTCTAGAAGACTAAGTTCCATCACAAAATACTTTATACAAAAAGGCGTCCTGAGAAAACTCAAGACGCCCTTTATTTTACACCAAACAAATTACCTTATTCATCCTTCACACAACGAATATAGCGACGGCGCATCTTGGGGAAGTCATTACGATCAATCTGGGTCGGTTGAATGTAACGCGTATAGACATTGGTTGCTGTGGTATCGACGCTTTCTGTAGCACTCCAAACGTGCAAGCTTTCACCAAAATTTTTCCATCCCTCGTTACTATTATTTTCAAGAGAGTACTGGTACTTTCCGCCAGGAATAGCAGAAAAACCATAGTCATCTGTCATAGGATAATTGTCATATCCTTTCCATGCCCCATTAGGATCACAGAGACTTTGGCCGGCGGTAGCAATGCCATTACTTGCGTCAACAAAGTCAAATAGCGTTTGCCACTCATCATCAGAAGGAATATGCCAGCCCTTGGGGCAGATGCCTCGATTGTAGCTCGTATCGCTAATGACACCGTCCTTCAGCGCAGATTGCGTCTGATACTTCTCATCAATCCCCATTGCCGTTGCCCATGTATACAAACGGCCATAGGTTTCACAGTTTTCAGGTTCATCGTTAAAGCACCAACTTGAGTCAATTCCAGTTGTTGTGCGAAGGTTTTCAGCCATCCACAACTGCGTCCCAATGCCCACCGTTTTGTATGAGTATCCGTCATACTCTACAGTACTTTCAAAGCGGTGAATTTCTATGGAGGAGTCAGATTCCGGATTCTTCGCACTGGAGCTCGACAAATCCGAGTCAGAATCTTCATGAGTACTGCTAGAAGATTTTAGACGAGATGCCTCCACTTCACTATCCACCACCCATTTCCAGGTGTGTGAGGTGTCCTGAATGCAAACCATTGTGCTGTAGCCGTATTCAAGAATGGCATTTTCGTTGCCCTCGTCGCAGCCTTGCTCAAAATACGCCTCGTTCTTGCTAGCTTCGGTCCAAGAACTGTCCCCTCGGCAAACAAATGTAGTGTCCTTTGCATGAATCACAGAATAAAGGACCTGATTATTACAAACATCCACCAGAACGCCACCAAGGCAGTCCTGTTCATTGGCATCGTATTCCGCACCTTTGCAAAGCCCAATGTTAATCTCTTCGGAGTCGGTAGAAGAGCAACCCCATAAAGAACAAAGGACCGCTGTCGGCAAAATAGTCCTAACTAGCAATTTTTTCATAAGAACTCCTTACTAGGCCTTAGTAATAGCGCATTTCATAAAAGAAATTTTACAATCATCAATGACTTTTTTCAACCTAAAAAACCAAAATCCATATTACAGCATGGAACATCCTTGTTTTATGTGAATTTTACTACGATTCCATCTTTTCTTCTATCCCTTTCATTTGTACATTTGAATTATGATTAAATCCATTCTCGCCGGACTTATGATCAGTGTTGGTTGCGTAAGCTTCCTCTCTGTCGAAAACAAGATTGCAGGAACATTCCTGTTCTCACTAGGGCTTTACACCATCATCATCCTAAAGTTCGACCTGTTTACCGGCAAGGTGGGTTATCTTTCCACCAACAGGACCCTCGCCTATCTAAAGTACCTGGGCCAAGTCTGGCTCGGAAACCTGATCGGTTGTGTTCTTGGTGCCGCCGCCATTGCCGCCACCAGGCTTACCATCAGCACCTCCACACTGGTCGGCGTCAAATATGCGGATAATCTGCCCAGCCTTCTGGTCCTCGGCATCTTCTGCGGCATGCTCATGTTCATCGGTGTCGAAGGCTACAAGCGCACCACCAACCCGCTGATTGTGGTATTGCCTGTCATGGGATTTATCCTGTGCGGATTTGAACACTGCGTTGCCGACATGTTCTACTTCGCCTTTAACTTCTTTAAGAGCGGCGTTACCTTGGCTGGCATTGGCGATACCCTGTTAAGACTGGTGTTCATCACCATAGGCAACTTGATTGGCGGATGTCTACTTTGCTTCGCCAGCATCAACATCCAAAAAGACGCATAACGAAAACTTTTTAATATTAAATAGAATAATCATTTTTTATTATATTTTTTTCAGTCTTGTTATTTGTAGTTTAATATCATTATGGTAAAGGTTAGGAACAGTCTGCTGACAGTGTTTTTAGGCGCGGTATTTGCGCTGTTTGTCGGAGTTTATTCCAACCTTTCCCCCGACTATACCGAACTTCGTCAATATGCCGAGATCGGCTATCAGTCAACTAGTTCAGACACAGAAGTCCCTACTGAACAGGCCCTATACAATCTAGACAACCGCATTCATGCCGCATTGCTAGATTCCCGCAAGCCCCTTCAGCACCAGTCTTTCCGTCCTCAAAAAACAGTCCATTCCCACGGATATTTCTACCGTGACGGGCTGTTTACAGAATGGAATCACAACCACGTCAAAAGGGTTCACGCCC comes from Fibrobacter sp. and encodes:
- a CDS encoding formate/nitrite transporter family protein, encoding MIKSILAGLMISVGCVSFLSVENKIAGTFLFSLGLYTIIILKFDLFTGKVGYLSTNRTLAYLKYLGQVWLGNLIGCVLGAAAIAATRLTISTSTLVGVKYADNLPSLLVLGIFCGMLMFIGVEGYKRTTNPLIVVLPVMGFILCGFEHCVADMFYFAFNFFKSGVTLAGIGDTLLRLVFITIGNLIGGCLLCFASINIQKDA